In Pseudomonas deceptionensis, a single window of DNA contains:
- a CDS encoding YcgL domain-containing protein has product MKRICSIYRSLKRNEMYLYVLKADALERVPETLLAAFGKPHHAFDLVLSPERALSREDIHKVLENLDTQGYHLQMPPAEDEYIEHLPEELLRRNDPM; this is encoded by the coding sequence TTGAAACGTATTTGTTCGATCTACCGCAGCCTCAAACGCAACGAAATGTACCTTTATGTGCTCAAGGCCGATGCCCTGGAGCGTGTGCCGGAAACCTTGCTGGCCGCTTTTGGCAAGCCGCACCACGCCTTTGACCTGGTGCTGAGCCCCGAGCGCGCCCTGTCCCGCGAGGACATTCACAAGGTGCTGGAAAACCTGGATACCCAGGGCTATCACTTGCAAATGCCTCCGGCCGAAGACGAATATATCGAGCACTTGCCTGAAGAGCTGTTGCGTCGCAACGACCCGATGTAA
- a CDS encoding D-2-hydroxyacid dehydrogenase: MRVLIAENDYPLYARLLQQAAPDLEVQTSGDSAQLAKMAAECPVWLGQPDLLATLLRQGHKPQWLQSTWAGITPLLAEGLTRDYRLTRAVGIFGQVMAEYVLTYMLGHEREVMARLVSQVERKWDNRMGQSLVGRKVLIVGAGDIGQTVAQFLLPFGVELYAIASSAREQAPFAEVATLSDLPRLVGQMDYVVNLLPNTAQTHDLYDAELFAQFNPNGVFINAGRGVAVVDADLVEALRQGHLAGAIIDVCRQEPLPAKHPFWTAWGLLLTGHSSAPTSPSLMVQLFVDNVRAYQADQPMRGEVDFDRGY, encoded by the coding sequence ATGCGTGTCCTGATTGCCGAGAACGACTACCCGCTGTACGCCAGGCTTTTGCAGCAAGCCGCCCCCGATCTGGAAGTGCAGACCAGCGGCGACTCGGCGCAATTGGCGAAAATGGCCGCCGAGTGCCCGGTGTGGCTAGGCCAGCCGGATCTGTTGGCGACCCTGTTGCGCCAGGGGCACAAGCCACAGTGGCTGCAATCGACCTGGGCCGGCATCACCCCGTTACTGGCCGAAGGTCTGACTCGCGATTACCGGCTGACACGTGCAGTGGGTATTTTTGGCCAGGTGATGGCTGAATATGTCTTGACCTACATGCTCGGTCACGAGCGTGAAGTCATGGCCCGGCTGGTCAGCCAGGTCGAGCGCAAGTGGGACAACCGCATGGGCCAGAGCCTGGTCGGGCGCAAGGTTCTGATCGTTGGGGCCGGGGACATTGGCCAGACCGTGGCGCAGTTTCTGCTGCCGTTTGGTGTTGAGCTGTACGCCATCGCCAGCAGCGCCCGAGAGCAGGCACCGTTTGCAGAAGTGGCGACCTTGAGTGATCTGCCGCGGCTGGTGGGCCAGATGGACTACGTGGTCAATTTGCTGCCAAACACTGCACAGACCCATGACCTGTACGATGCCGAGCTGTTTGCGCAGTTCAATCCCAACGGCGTGTTCATCAACGCTGGGCGCGGTGTGGCAGTGGTCGATGCCGACCTGGTGGAGGCCTTGCGTCAGGGGCATCTGGCGGGCGCGATTATCGACGTGTGCCGTCAGGAGCCGTTGCCGGCCAAGCATCCATTCTGGACTGCCTGGGGCTTGCTGCTGACAGGTCACAGCTCTGCACCCACTTCGCCGTCGTTGATGGTGCAACTGTTTGTCGACAACGTGCGGGCGTATCAGGCAGACCAGCCTATGCGTGGCGAAGTGGATTTCGACCGCGGGTATTGA
- the rnd gene encoding ribonuclease D, with the protein MAIDIHWIRDNDSLGQHCAEWQHLPFVALDTEFMRVDTFYPIAGLIQIGDGTRAYLIDPLTIDNWQPLSALLENPSVVKVLHACSEDLEVLLRLTGSLPVPLFDTQLAAAYLNLGFSMGYSRLVKEVLDLDLPKGETRSDWLQRPLSETQISYAAEDAQHLAEVYVLLRPRLSDEKYDWVLEDGAELVANLRREVDPYEVYREAKLAWKLSRDQLAVLREICAWREHEARARDLPRNRVIREHALWPLAKTQPDNLVALARIEDMHPRTVRQDGEFLLDLIKRAGSLPPDQWPPAVPEPLPVEAALLIKRMRAIGQAQAERLNIAPELMLRKKTLEALLKSGFPNGPYQLPDSLRGWRRELMGQALLDSLATAGEPS; encoded by the coding sequence GTGGCCATCGATATTCACTGGATTCGCGACAACGATAGCCTCGGCCAACATTGCGCCGAATGGCAGCATTTGCCGTTCGTAGCCCTCGACACCGAATTTATGCGGGTCGACACCTTTTACCCTATTGCCGGCCTGATTCAGATTGGCGACGGCACCCGGGCTTATCTGATTGACCCGTTGACCATCGACAACTGGCAGCCCCTGTCGGCATTGCTTGAAAATCCGTCGGTGGTCAAAGTACTGCACGCCTGCAGCGAAGATCTTGAGGTTTTACTGCGCCTGACCGGCAGTCTGCCGGTGCCACTGTTCGATACCCAGCTGGCAGCTGCCTACCTGAACCTGGGCTTCTCCATGGGTTATTCGCGTTTGGTCAAGGAAGTGCTCGACCTCGACCTGCCCAAAGGCGAAACCCGCTCCGACTGGCTGCAACGCCCGCTGTCGGAAACCCAGATCAGCTACGCCGCCGAAGATGCCCAGCATCTGGCGGAGGTGTATGTGCTGCTGCGTCCGCGTCTGTCGGATGAAAAGTACGACTGGGTGCTGGAGGACGGCGCCGAGCTGGTCGCCAACCTGCGCCGTGAAGTGGACCCGTACGAGGTGTACCGCGAAGCCAAACTGGCGTGGAAGCTTTCAAGGGATCAACTGGCCGTGCTGCGCGAAATTTGCGCCTGGCGCGAACATGAAGCCCGTGCCCGTGATCTGCCGCGTAACCGCGTCATACGCGAGCACGCATTGTGGCCGTTGGCCAAAACCCAGCCTGACAATCTGGTCGCGCTGGCGCGTATTGAAGACATGCACCCGCGCACCGTGCGTCAGGATGGCGAATTCCTGCTTGATCTGATCAAGCGTGCTGGCAGCCTGCCGCCGGATCAATGGCCGCCTGCCGTACCGGAACCTTTGCCAGTGGAAGCTGCGCTGTTGATCAAGCGCATGCGTGCCATTGGCCAGGCACAGGCCGAGCGCCTGAACATCGCGCCGGAACTGATGCTGCGCAAGAAAACCCTGGAAGCCCTGCTTAAAAGTGGCTTCCCCAATGGCCCTTATCAATTGCCGGACTCACTGCGCGGTTGGCGCCGTGAGCTGATGGGTCAGGCCTTGCTCGATAGCCTGGCCACCGCTGGAGAACCGTCTTGA
- a CDS encoding sugar dehydrogenase complex small subunit, which produces MISRRKLLFSGAAITGAGLLSSTWAGSALAQQVHNAASNDVEQLHQLSLFLTERETLDPSLTLRVLARCTEADPLFPDKMKALWGSIAQQGLSRVGQLSASPIYQNPAHKDTVQKIVRAWYLGYTGTPVSMRAVDDTKLVTFTGALAYTPTLDATVIPTYSRGHTNYWVNPPSTVAND; this is translated from the coding sequence GTGATATCTCGCAGAAAGTTACTGTTTTCAGGCGCTGCTATTACCGGTGCCGGCCTTCTTTCTTCTACTTGGGCAGGCTCGGCGCTGGCGCAGCAAGTCCACAATGCCGCCAGTAACGATGTCGAACAATTGCACCAACTCTCGCTGTTTCTCACCGAGCGCGAGACGCTGGACCCGAGCCTGACGCTGCGGGTGCTGGCCCGTTGTACCGAGGCTGATCCATTGTTCCCGGACAAGATGAAAGCGCTGTGGGGCAGCATTGCGCAACAGGGTTTGAGCCGCGTGGGCCAGTTGAGTGCCAGCCCGATTTATCAGAACCCGGCGCACAAGGACACGGTGCAAAAAATTGTCCGCGCCTGGTACTTGGGCTACACCGGCACGCCGGTCAGCATGCGCGCAGTGGACGATACCAAGCTGGTGACCTTCACTGGGGCGTTGGCGTATACGCCGACCCTGGATGCCACGGTTATTCCAACGTATTCGCGGGGGCACACCAACTATTGGGTCAACCCGCCGTCCACCGTCGCCAATGATTAA
- a CDS encoding GMC family oxidoreductase has translation MNQVFDADVIVVGSGALGSNAAFELAKHGKSVIILEAGEHIPRWKIVENYRNSSNKSNYNSPYPNEPWARHSYDEQYIENTGSFEFRPGMLKLVGGTTWHWAAACWRYLPNDMKLKTLYGVGRDWPMEYSELEPYYARAEVALGVCGSDTQDQSGHNGEAFPPRSTPYPMPPEGDTYLFQRLRARLAPAGYVFLHEPNGRATTPYDGRPACSGNNNCMPVCPIGAMYSGDVHAKHAQQAGAKLLTDATAYKLEKGEGGKIVAVHYRSSKGDDVRLTAKYFVVAANGLETPKLLLISDVANSSDQVGRNLMDHTGQGLQFLADEPVWPGRGAVQQGGIFNRRDGEFRKERASVKHAFANNVPNMAVAQRLIEQGVFGKELDERIRHDAARWVDVSTVYETLPLATNTIRPSTTRTDALGIPMMVVNYEVDDYVKAAKPGVDADYADFVKIMGGTVVEDNTGWQNRDHLMGTVIMGSDAKDSVVNHECRTFDHPNLFLATTGVIPASGTINPTLTGVALSIRLADIIAREV, from the coding sequence ATGAATCAGGTCTTTGATGCTGATGTCATTGTTGTTGGGTCCGGAGCCTTGGGCAGCAACGCAGCGTTTGAACTCGCCAAACACGGCAAGTCGGTGATTATTCTGGAAGCGGGTGAGCATATTCCCCGTTGGAAGATCGTCGAAAACTATCGCAACTCGTCCAATAAAAGTAACTACAACTCGCCGTATCCGAATGAGCCGTGGGCGCGTCATTCCTACGATGAGCAGTACATTGAGAACACCGGTTCGTTTGAGTTTCGTCCGGGCATGCTGAAGCTGGTCGGCGGCACTACCTGGCATTGGGCGGCGGCGTGCTGGCGCTATCTGCCAAACGACATGAAGCTCAAAACCCTGTACGGGGTTGGCCGCGATTGGCCGATGGAGTACAGCGAGCTGGAACCTTACTACGCACGGGCCGAAGTGGCGCTGGGCGTGTGTGGCAGCGATACCCAGGATCAAAGTGGACACAACGGTGAGGCATTTCCGCCACGCTCGACGCCGTATCCGATGCCGCCTGAAGGCGATACCTACTTGTTCCAGCGCCTGCGTGCGCGTCTGGCGCCCGCGGGCTATGTGTTTTTGCATGAGCCCAATGGCCGCGCCACCACGCCTTATGACGGCCGCCCGGCGTGCAGCGGCAACAACAACTGCATGCCGGTGTGCCCGATTGGCGCCATGTATAGCGGCGATGTGCATGCCAAACACGCGCAACAGGCGGGCGCGAAGCTGTTGACCGATGCCACGGCCTACAAGTTGGAAAAGGGCGAGGGCGGCAAGATAGTGGCCGTGCATTACCGCAGCTCCAAAGGCGACGATGTACGCCTGACCGCCAAGTACTTTGTAGTGGCCGCCAATGGCCTGGAAACCCCCAAGCTGCTGTTGATCTCGGACGTGGCCAACTCTTCCGACCAAGTGGGTCGCAACCTGATGGACCACACCGGGCAAGGCTTGCAGTTTTTGGCCGATGAGCCTGTGTGGCCGGGCCGAGGGGCAGTGCAGCAAGGCGGGATTTTCAACCGTCGCGACGGTGAGTTCCGCAAGGAGCGGGCGTCGGTCAAACATGCTTTTGCCAACAATGTGCCGAACATGGCTGTGGCCCAGCGTTTGATCGAGCAGGGCGTTTTCGGCAAGGAACTGGATGAACGTATTCGCCACGATGCGGCGCGCTGGGTCGATGTGTCGACGGTGTACGAAACCTTACCGCTGGCGACCAATACTATTCGCCCGAGTACTACCCGCACCGATGCCTTGGGCATTCCGATGATGGTGGTCAACTACGAAGTGGACGATTACGTCAAAGCGGCCAAGCCCGGCGTGGACGCCGACTACGCCGACTTCGTGAAAATCATGGGCGGCACAGTGGTTGAGGACAACACCGGCTGGCAGAACCGCGACCATTTGATGGGCACCGTGATCATGGGCAGCGATGCCAAAGACTCGGTGGTCAATCATGAATGCCGCACGTTCGATCATCCCAACCTGTTTTTGGCCACCACCGGGGTGATTCCGGCTTCAGGCACTATCAACCCGACGTTGACCGGGGTGGCGTTGAGCATTCGCCTGGCCGACATCATTGCGCGGGAGGTCTGA
- a CDS encoding c-type cytochrome: protein MNVQISRLRGLVALCGLFASFSVWAVEDNAALIKQGEYVARAADCAACHRTVEKGGAALSGGYAIDSPMGRIISSNITPSKAYGIGDYTEQQLADAVRKGVNAKGQNLYPAMPYTSYQGMSDADIHALYAYLQQGVKPVDIPVEPTQLAFPFNIRPLMLGWNLLFLDNHGFVPEDGADAQQVRGQYLVDNLAHCGACHTPRNALMAEDNSRYLAGAELGGWIAPNITSDHATGVGSWSADQLVGFLKNGHVTNKAQAAGGMAEAVEHSLRFLTDDDLHAMASYLKTVPAIATGNHVASHPREVTPIDMTTLETGQGDQATLADASETDGARLYNSACASCHGRDGQGTVDAFYPSLSQNSALTGQHANNLVMAIIEGIDRKGADLEVNMPALGDDLNDQQVAAIANYSLQRFGNPLLSVDEQTVAKWRRGGDAPLLVTAMPYVMWGGGLLLLVLIVWGLLVRSKRRRQRAIEAKKTALNRRFHSR, encoded by the coding sequence ATGAACGTCCAAATCTCACGTTTGCGTGGTCTGGTTGCCCTGTGCGGGCTGTTTGCGTCGTTTTCGGTCTGGGCGGTTGAAGACAACGCTGCGTTGATCAAGCAAGGCGAGTACGTGGCGCGTGCTGCCGACTGCGCCGCTTGTCACCGTACCGTGGAAAAGGGCGGTGCAGCCCTTTCCGGCGGGTATGCCATCGACTCACCAATGGGCCGGATCATCTCCAGCAACATCACGCCGTCCAAGGCCTATGGCATTGGCGATTACACCGAGCAACAGCTGGCGGATGCCGTGCGCAAAGGGGTTAACGCCAAGGGTCAGAATCTTTACCCGGCCATGCCGTACACCTCGTATCAGGGCATGAGCGATGCAGACATTCATGCGCTGTATGCGTACCTGCAGCAGGGTGTGAAACCGGTCGACATCCCGGTGGAGCCGACGCAGCTGGCGTTTCCGTTCAACATTCGGCCCCTGATGCTTGGCTGGAACCTGCTGTTTCTCGATAACCACGGCTTTGTTCCTGAAGACGGAGCCGATGCTCAGCAGGTACGTGGTCAGTATCTGGTCGACAACCTGGCGCACTGTGGCGCCTGCCACACCCCGCGCAATGCGTTGATGGCCGAGGACAACAGCCGGTATCTGGCCGGCGCGGAGCTGGGCGGATGGATTGCGCCGAATATCACGTCCGATCACGCCACGGGCGTGGGCAGTTGGAGCGCTGATCAACTGGTTGGCTTCCTGAAAAACGGTCACGTCACCAACAAGGCGCAAGCGGCGGGTGGTATGGCTGAAGCGGTAGAGCACAGCCTGCGTTTTTTGACCGACGATGATCTGCACGCCATGGCGAGCTACCTGAAAACGGTTCCGGCGATTGCCACTGGTAATCATGTGGCCAGCCACCCGCGCGAGGTGACGCCGATTGACATGACCACGCTCGAAACGGGGCAGGGCGATCAGGCGACGCTGGCAGACGCCAGCGAAACCGACGGTGCGCGCCTTTACAACTCGGCATGCGCCAGTTGCCACGGGCGAGACGGGCAGGGCACCGTTGATGCGTTCTATCCTTCCTTGAGCCAAAACAGCGCCTTGACCGGTCAGCATGCCAATAACCTGGTGATGGCGATCATCGAAGGCATCGATCGCAAAGGTGCCGACCTTGAGGTCAACATGCCCGCCTTGGGTGATGACCTGAACGATCAGCAAGTTGCAGCCATCGCCAACTACAGCCTGCAACGCTTTGGTAACCCGCTGCTCAGTGTGGATGAGCAGACCGTGGCCAAATGGCGTCGTGGGGGTGATGCACCGTTGTTGGTAACGGCAATGCCTTACGTGATGTGGGGCGGGGGCTTGCTGCTGTTGGTTTTGATCGTTTGGGGCTTGCTGGTGCGCAGCAAGCGCCGGCGCCAACGGGCCATTGAGGCCAAAAAGACCGCTCTGAACCGGCGGTTCCACTCCCGTTGA
- the ampC gene encoding class C beta-lactamase produces the protein MQMSRKLSAIALSMAGLCAFANVALAQTPEPKLDAVVQNGARHVMQQYAVPGLVIAVSVNGKHHFYTFGVASKTTLAPVTPDTLFEVGSVSKVFTATLATYAQAKGQLSLTDTVAKYVPALEGTPFGKVMLSHLATHTAGGFPLQVPDSVQNEQQLMDYLKTWKPVYPAGTQRSYANPSIGMLGMIAAKSMNMPFDQAMEQQLFPALGLESSYLTVPASKMGLYAQGYNKQDEPVRLTPGVLGNEAYGLKTTARDLIHFTELSLGQGKLGTDLRRALTDTRTGYFRVGPMTQDLIWEQYPYPVELKSLLVGNSNKMAYENNDAIALNPPLAPQQAVWVNKTGSTNGFGAYAVFVPAEQKAIVILANKNYPNDARVELAYQILKALN, from the coding sequence ATGCAAATGTCCCGCAAGCTGTCAGCTATTGCGCTCTCGATGGCAGGCCTTTGTGCTTTTGCCAATGTGGCCCTGGCACAAACGCCTGAACCCAAGCTCGATGCTGTGGTGCAAAACGGCGCCAGGCACGTGATGCAACAATACGCCGTGCCCGGCCTGGTCATCGCGGTCAGCGTCAATGGCAAGCACCACTTCTACACCTTCGGCGTGGCCTCAAAAACTACCCTCGCCCCCGTGACCCCCGACACGCTATTTGAAGTGGGTTCCGTCAGTAAAGTGTTTACCGCCACCCTGGCCACTTATGCCCAGGCCAAGGGCCAGCTGTCGCTCACGGACACGGTTGCCAAGTATGTGCCCGCGCTTGAGGGCACGCCTTTTGGCAAGGTGATGCTGAGCCATCTGGCCACCCATACGGCAGGCGGGTTCCCGCTGCAGGTCCCGGACAGCGTGCAGAACGAACAGCAGCTGATGGATTACCTCAAAACCTGGAAACCGGTGTATCCCGCAGGTACACAAAGAAGCTATGCCAACCCCAGCATTGGCATGCTCGGCATGATTGCCGCCAAGAGCATGAACATGCCTTTTGACCAGGCGATGGAGCAACAACTGTTCCCGGCTCTGGGGCTTGAAAGCAGCTATCTCACCGTGCCGGCGAGCAAAATGGGGCTCTATGCCCAGGGTTACAACAAGCAGGACGAACCGGTCAGGCTGACCCCCGGCGTGCTCGGCAACGAAGCCTACGGCCTGAAGACCACGGCCCGCGACCTGATCCACTTTACGGAGTTGAGTTTGGGACAGGGCAAGCTCGGCACGGACCTTCGCCGCGCATTGACCGACACCCGTACAGGTTATTTCCGGGTAGGCCCCATGACTCAGGACCTGATCTGGGAACAGTACCCCTACCCTGTCGAGCTCAAGTCGCTGCTGGTGGGTAACTCAAACAAAATGGCCTACGAGAATAATGACGCCATCGCCCTCAATCCGCCCCTGGCGCCACAGCAAGCGGTATGGGTCAACAAGACCGGCTCAACCAACGGCTTTGGCGCGTATGCGGTCTTCGTGCCGGCCGAGCAAAAGGCAATCGTTATCCTGGCCAACAAAAACTACCCCAACGACGCACGGGTCGAGTTGGCGTACCAGATTCTCAAAGCCCTGAATTAA
- a CDS encoding glutamine synthetase family protein, whose amino-acid sequence MSAITAFAPLQEALDFLELNPDIEMFELFIIDNNGVPRGKLLHRDELLAVYESGRPLPSTILGLSINGDDVENTGLVWDVGDIDCRAYPVSGSLQRMPWRLIPTAAVQVSMHPQQGMPATVADPRHLLAKVIDGLKADGYYPVMAAELEFYLLDQQRDSHGRPQPARDADGQRPRATQVYGLRELEQIEPFLADLYSACKLQGIPARTAISEYAPGQVEITLEHRSDALQAMDEAVRYKRLVKGVAHKHGMVACFMAKPFDDLAGTGMHMHVSLADKEGNNLFASEAPDGTPLLRQAVGGMLSTLLDSLLMFCPNANSYRRFQSNSYAPLAATWGVDNRTVSLRVPGGPAFSRHIEHRICGADANPYLAAAAILAGIHRGIREQLDPGAPVEGNGYAQATEMLPTDWLTTLRALQGSEWAKEAFGPEFLKVYLAVKNSEYRQFMGEVGEQDWRWYLHQA is encoded by the coding sequence ATGAGTGCCATCACTGCGTTTGCCCCGCTGCAAGAAGCCCTGGATTTTCTGGAACTGAACCCGGATATCGAGATGTTCGAGCTGTTCATCATCGATAACAACGGCGTGCCCCGGGGCAAGTTGTTGCACCGTGACGAGCTGCTGGCGGTCTATGAGAGCGGCCGGCCGCTGCCGAGCACAATTCTGGGGTTGAGCATCAATGGCGATGATGTGGAAAACACCGGTCTGGTGTGGGATGTGGGCGATATCGACTGCCGTGCATACCCCGTCAGCGGCAGTTTGCAGCGCATGCCGTGGCGCCTGATTCCGACGGCAGCGGTGCAAGTGAGCATGCACCCGCAGCAGGGCATGCCTGCAACCGTGGCAGACCCCCGGCACTTGTTGGCCAAGGTCATCGACGGGCTCAAGGCGGACGGTTACTACCCGGTGATGGCCGCGGAGCTGGAGTTTTATCTGCTCGATCAGCAACGTGACAGTCACGGTCGCCCGCAACCGGCGCGCGATGCCGATGGTCAGCGCCCGCGAGCCACACAGGTATACGGCTTGCGTGAGCTGGAGCAGATCGAACCGTTTTTGGCCGACCTGTACAGCGCCTGCAAGTTGCAAGGAATCCCGGCGCGCACGGCGATTTCCGAGTACGCACCGGGGCAGGTGGAGATCACTCTGGAGCACCGCAGCGACGCCTTGCAGGCCATGGACGAAGCGGTGCGCTACAAGCGTCTGGTCAAGGGCGTGGCACACAAGCACGGGATGGTCGCCTGTTTTATGGCCAAACCGTTTGATGACCTGGCCGGTACGGGCATGCACATGCATGTGAGCCTGGCCGACAAAGAGGGCAACAACCTGTTCGCCAGCGAAGCGCCGGACGGTACGCCGTTGCTCAGGCAGGCGGTGGGCGGAATGCTCAGCACCTTGCTGGATTCGTTGTTGATGTTTTGCCCGAATGCCAACTCCTACCGCCGCTTTCAGAGCAACAGCTATGCGCCGCTGGCCGCGACCTGGGGTGTGGATAACCGTACCGTGAGTTTGCGGGTGCCGGGCGGGCCGGCTTTTTCACGGCATATCGAACACCGGATTTGTGGTGCAGATGCCAACCCGTACCTGGCCGCTGCTGCCATTCTGGCCGGGATTCATCGCGGCATTCGTGAGCAGCTTGATCCGGGGGCACCGGTTGAAGGCAATGGCTATGCCCAGGCCACCGAAATGCTGCCCACCGACTGGTTGACCACCCTGCGTGCACTGCAAGGCTCGGAGTGGGCGAAAGAGGCGTTCGGGCCCGAGTTTCTCAAGGTGTACCTGGCGGTGAAGAATTCCGAGTACCGGCAGTTCATGGGGGAAGTGGGCGAGCAGGACTGGCGCTGGTATTTGCACCAGGCATAG
- a CDS encoding class I SAM-dependent methyltransferase translates to MSSQLPSTRIELEFAERYDREHAKVCLQARPQGLVRRLALWREKRLVRRALKVAGEPGLVLDLACGAGRFWPVLAEHGNRVILAADSSQGMLEHARTHHSASLLARIKLFQSSVFSIDMSENAVDCIFCMQLFHHVRDSEHRLAILRELHRVSRDSLILSVPVGRSSAQANDPQRIVVSKAEIEAQFAVAGFSILKQYEVLPGCDMGSIYILRKET, encoded by the coding sequence ATGTCATCGCAACTACCGTCTACCCGTATTGAGCTTGAGTTCGCCGAGCGTTACGACCGCGAGCATGCGAAGGTTTGCCTGCAGGCACGGCCGCAAGGGCTCGTGCGCAGGCTGGCCTTGTGGCGCGAAAAGCGTCTGGTTCGTCGTGCGCTCAAGGTGGCGGGCGAGCCCGGTCTGGTCCTGGATCTGGCCTGTGGTGCCGGGCGTTTCTGGCCGGTGCTGGCCGAGCACGGCAACCGGGTGATTCTGGCGGCGGACTCTTCACAAGGTATGCTGGAGCACGCCCGTACTCATCATTCCGCCAGTCTGCTGGCGCGCATCAAGCTGTTTCAAAGCTCGGTGTTCTCCATCGACATGTCCGAAAACGCGGTGGACTGCATCTTCTGCATGCAGCTGTTCCACCATGTGCGTGACAGTGAGCACCGGTTGGCGATTTTGCGTGAGTTGCACCGGGTCAGCCGTGACAGCCTGATCCTGTCGGTACCGGTTGGTCGTTCGTCGGCTCAGGCCAATGACCCGCAACGTATCGTGGTGAGCAAGGCCGAGATTGAAGCCCAGTTTGCAGTGGCAGGTTTCAGCATCCTCAAGCAATACGAAGTGCTGCCCGGTTGTGACATGGGCAGCATCTATATCTTGCGCAAAGAGACTTAA
- a CDS encoding low temperature requirement protein A: MPQSRTLLRGRGSQDSGKVGMVELFFDLVFVFAVTQLSHSLLADLSLQGAAHVALLMVAVWWVWIFTSWVTNWLDPERIAIRVGLFVLMVAGLLLSASIPHAFTDRGLLFAGAYVFMQVGRSAYAIWAVRGEPPGLSRNFQRILLWMLFSGVFWISGALLEGHQRLACWALALGIELVSPSVFFWVPGLGASTLKDWNVEGNHMAERCGLFVIIALGESLLVTGATFAQQSLSLEGFAAFLTAVLGSIALWWIYFDSGAERAHHRIAHSNDPGRQARMAYTYLHLLIIAGVIVSAVADELVLVHPGHVSQAAVVTIMGGPFLFLLGCALFKWVMSDRPLPPFSHLGGLALLLMLLGAALAQVFSALALGALTTLILIIVAAWEAASLRPKV, translated from the coding sequence ATGCCCCAATCCCGCACCCTGTTACGTGGTCGCGGCAGTCAGGACAGTGGCAAGGTCGGCATGGTCGAGCTGTTTTTCGACCTGGTGTTTGTGTTTGCCGTCACCCAGCTGTCCCATTCACTGCTGGCCGACTTGTCGCTGCAAGGGGCGGCGCATGTGGCGTTGCTGATGGTCGCGGTGTGGTGGGTGTGGATATTTACCTCGTGGGTGACCAACTGGCTCGACCCGGAGCGCATTGCAATCCGGGTGGGGCTGTTTGTGTTGATGGTGGCCGGTTTGCTGCTGTCGGCTTCGATCCCCCATGCGTTCACCGATCGCGGGCTGTTGTTCGCCGGGGCCTATGTGTTTATGCAGGTCGGGCGTTCGGCTTATGCGATTTGGGCTGTGCGCGGCGAGCCTCCCGGGTTGTCCCGCAACTTTCAGCGCATTTTGCTCTGGATGTTGTTTTCGGGTGTGTTCTGGATCTCGGGTGCCTTGCTTGAGGGGCATCAACGACTGGCCTGCTGGGCGCTGGCGCTGGGGATTGAGCTGGTCTCGCCCTCCGTGTTTTTCTGGGTGCCGGGGTTAGGGGCGTCAACCCTCAAGGACTGGAACGTTGAAGGCAACCACATGGCCGAGCGCTGCGGCCTGTTTGTGATTATTGCCCTGGGCGAATCCTTGCTGGTCACCGGCGCCACCTTCGCCCAGCAAAGCTTGAGCCTGGAAGGCTTTGCGGCATTTTTAACCGCCGTACTGGGCAGCATCGCCCTGTGGTGGATCTACTTCGACAGCGGCGCCGAACGCGCGCATCACCGCATCGCTCATTCCAACGATCCGGGCCGGCAGGCTCGCATGGCGTACACCTACCTGCATCTGCTGATCATTGCCGGGGTGATTGTCAGCGCGGTGGCGGATGAGCTGGTGTTGGTGCACCCCGGACACGTCAGCCAGGCAGCCGTGGTGACGATCATGGGCGGGCCGTTTCTGTTTTTGCTCGGCTGTGCCTTGTTCAAGTGGGTGATGTCGGACAGGCCGCTGCCGCCGTTTTCGCATCTGGGCGGGTTGGCGCTCTTGCTGATGTTGCTGGGGGCGGCGTTGGCCCAAGTGTTTTCAGCCTTGGCGCTGGGGGCGTTGACCACGCTGATCCTGATTATCGTGGCCGCCTGGGAGGCGGCTTCGTTGCGTCCAAAAGTTTAG
- a CDS encoding ParD-like family protein encodes MGIVKISDATHENLRVASNALNRSINAQAEHWMRIGMLTELHPDLDHNQICRLLVRAELQGGLDLKQLCDLADATAGANL; translated from the coding sequence ATGGGTATCGTAAAAATCTCGGACGCCACGCATGAAAACCTGCGCGTCGCCAGCAACGCACTTAACCGTTCGATCAACGCGCAAGCCGAACACTGGATGCGCATCGGCATGCTGACCGAACTGCACCCCGATCTGGACCACAATCAGATTTGCCGTTTGCTGGTACGCGCCGAACTGCAAGGCGGCCTCGACTTGAAACAACTGTGTGACCTGGCTGATGCCACTGCAGGAGCGAATCTATGA